From the genome of Nicotiana sylvestris chromosome 2, ASM39365v2, whole genome shotgun sequence, one region includes:
- the LOC138884345 gene encoding uncharacterized protein, with the protein MPTGRLAKWQILLTEFDIVYVTRRTMKAQALADHLAENPIDDEYKPLRTYFPDEEVNSVEAIFEDTHAWKMFFDGAVNAKGVGIGAILISPTGQHYPATARLRFFCINNTAEYEACIMGINMAIDQNVEELSIMRDLDIIIRQARGEWETRDVKLIPYKKHVEDLSKRFKSIEFRYIPRCHNELADALATLAAAVSRQCSRRSLGNSNSGKAWLL; encoded by the coding sequence atgcccactgggagattagcaaagtggcagatcttactcacggagtttgacatagtctatgtcactcgcaggACAATGAAAGCTCAGGCGTTAgcggatcatttggctgagaacccgattGATGATGAGTACAAACCTTTGAGAacttacttcccagatgaagaagtaaattcagttgaggcaatattTGAAGACActcatgcttggaaaatgttctttgatggggcggtaaatgcaaaaggtgttggaattggggcaattttgatctcacccactggtcaacacTATCCAGCCACAGCTCGGCTTCGGTTCTTCTGTATAAACAACaccgccgagtatgaagcttgcattatgggtataaacatggcaatcgaccaaaaTGTCGAAGAGTTGTCGATCATGAGAGACTTAGATATAATTATCCGGCAAGCCcgaggagaatgggaaacccgagatgttAAGCTTATCCCTTACAAGAAGCATGTGGAAGACCTCAGCAAGCGATTCAAGTcgatagagttcaggtacattcctcgttgtcacaatgaattagccgacgcacttgctactttggctgcTGCCGTATCCAGGCAATGCTCACGTAGATCCCTTGGAAATTCAAATtcgggaaaggcatggttattgtaa